A section of the Paenibacillus aurantius genome encodes:
- a CDS encoding aminotransferase class I/II-fold pyridoxal phosphate-dependent enzyme, with amino-acid sequence MNRHKAPLYDRLVEHHNRRTASFHVPGHKNGQGLDPAAESYLGSVMELDVTEISGLDDLHQPEGVIKEAQALAAQCFGAEESFFLVNGSTAGNLAMILSVCAPGELLLVQRTVHKSVLNGLALAGARAVFLTPEWDRASGLTFGVSVEEVERALAAYPEAKGLFLTNPTYYGLAADLTELARLAHSHGIPLLVDEAHGAHFGFHPDLPPSALSCGADAVVQSTHKMLTALTMGGMLHLQGSRVNRHLIRHNLGVVQSSSPSYPLMASLDLSRRQLHTRGEEWIESGLRVLRQLRREIREMPDWEMIDRDGAASYSALDPFKLTLRMKGNRLSGFELQGKLEACGCMAEMADIRYVLLCCSLATTKEEADRLLEALHKITREEAPNKQENGLLSTNIPNKPIFLPLSAPVSFARPVPGASTKVKALELEQCTGRVAAEMVIPYPPGIPVLYPGERITAAAVKELAGLRDRGARFQGARDPQLRTLQIEEDGPNGWNAPISPHTI; translated from the coding sequence ATGAACAGGCACAAGGCACCGCTTTACGATAGATTGGTGGAGCATCATAACCGGAGGACCGCGAGCTTTCATGTCCCCGGGCACAAAAACGGGCAAGGTCTCGACCCGGCCGCGGAGTCTTATCTGGGCTCCGTCATGGAACTGGATGTTACCGAGATTAGCGGACTGGACGATTTGCACCAGCCGGAAGGGGTAATTAAGGAAGCGCAAGCCTTGGCGGCCCAATGCTTCGGGGCGGAGGAAAGCTTCTTTCTGGTGAATGGGAGCACGGCGGGGAACTTGGCTATGATCTTGTCCGTTTGCGCCCCGGGGGAACTTCTGCTGGTTCAGCGAACGGTGCACAAATCAGTACTTAACGGACTCGCTCTAGCGGGAGCCCGGGCTGTTTTCTTGACACCTGAGTGGGACAGGGCAAGCGGACTGACCTTCGGGGTAAGCGTGGAAGAGGTGGAGCGGGCGTTGGCTGCCTACCCGGAGGCTAAAGGGCTTTTCCTCACAAACCCGACGTACTACGGACTCGCAGCCGATTTGACGGAGCTCGCGCGGCTGGCGCATTCCCATGGGATCCCGCTCTTGGTGGACGAAGCCCATGGGGCTCACTTCGGCTTTCACCCGGACCTGCCTCCCTCGGCTTTATCCTGTGGGGCGGACGCTGTGGTCCAGTCCACTCATAAAATGCTGACCGCCCTCACCATGGGAGGAATGCTGCACCTGCAGGGCAGCCGGGTCAACCGGCACCTGATTCGACATAACCTCGGGGTGGTGCAGTCCTCCAGCCCTTCTTATCCGCTGATGGCTTCGTTGGATCTCAGCCGGCGCCAGCTTCATACAAGAGGGGAAGAGTGGATCGAGAGTGGTCTTCGGGTCCTGCGCCAGCTCCGGCGGGAAATCCGGGAGATGCCGGACTGGGAAATGATCGACCGTGACGGGGCGGCTTCTTATTCGGCGCTCGATCCCTTTAAGCTCACCCTTAGGATGAAGGGAAATCGCCTCTCCGGCTTCGAGCTGCAGGGAAAGCTGGAAGCCTGCGGCTGCATGGCGGAAATGGCGGATATCCGCTATGTGCTGTTATGCTGCAGCCTCGCTACGACGAAGGAAGAGGCAGACCGCCTGCTCGAAGCGCTGCATAAGATAACAAGGGAAGAAGCGCCGAATAAGCAGGAAAACGGCCTTCTTTCGACGAATATCCCTAATAAGCCGATTTTTCTTCCTTTATCGGCGCCCGTTTCTTTTGCCAGACCGGTTCCGGGAGCCTCCACTAAGGTGAAAGCCTTGGAACTCGAGCAGTGTACCGGCCGCGTGGCGGCGGAGATGGTCATTCCTTACCCACCAGGCATCCCGGTGCTTTATCCCGGGGAACGGATTACCGCGGCGGCGGTGAAGGAGCTCGCCGGTCTCCGGGATCGGGGCGCCCGCTTTCAAGGGGCCCGCGATCCGCAGCTTCGAACTCTACAGATAGAAGAAGATGGACCAAACGGATGGAACGCCCCGATTAGCCCGCATACTATATAG
- the tmk gene encoding dTMP kinase has product MKGVFITFEGPDGSGKTTQLHRLAEHLRRLGQDPLVTREPGGTAIGDKIREIILSPENKEMADPSEVLLYAASRAQHVQEKILPALEQGRLVICDRFVDASVAYQAYGLGMNREAVEAINRFATSGLKPDRTYLLDVSPEVSRERLLNRAGGGSPAVLDRIEQKGLEYHRKVREGFFAIAEAEPVRVRLVKADRSPDAIFAEILEDCLQLLPL; this is encoded by the coding sequence GTGAAAGGCGTATTTATAACCTTTGAGGGACCTGACGGTTCCGGTAAAACGACACAGCTGCACCGGCTGGCCGAGCATCTGCGCCGCTTGGGGCAGGACCCGCTGGTCACCCGGGAGCCCGGGGGAACCGCGATCGGCGACAAGATTCGCGAAATTATTCTTTCCCCCGAGAACAAAGAAATGGCGGATCCGTCGGAGGTGCTGTTGTATGCGGCATCCCGCGCCCAGCACGTGCAGGAGAAAATTCTTCCCGCGCTTGAGCAAGGCCGGCTCGTGATATGCGACCGGTTCGTGGATGCGAGCGTGGCCTACCAGGCTTACGGGCTTGGTATGAACCGCGAGGCGGTGGAGGCCATCAACCGATTCGCCACCTCCGGATTAAAGCCGGACCGGACGTACCTGCTGGATGTCTCCCCCGAGGTAAGCCGGGAGAGGCTCTTGAACCGGGCCGGCGGAGGGAGTCCGGCCGTGCTTGACCGCATCGAGCAAAAAGGGCTGGAGTACCATCGTAAGGTGCGGGAAGGCTTCTTTGCGATAGCGGAGGCGGAGCCGGTGCGGGTGAGGCTGGTGAAGGCGGACCGGAGTCCGGATGCCATTTTTGCTGAGATTCTGGAAGACTGCCTTCAATTGCTGCCCCTTTAG
- a CDS encoding cyclic-di-AMP receptor yields the protein MKLVVAIVQDKDSNRLSNALIKAGFRATKLASTGGFLKAGNTTFMIGIEDERTQEVMQVIKANCKVRDQLVTPVSPMGGTTDSYIPFPVEVQVGGAAVFVLPVERFEHF from the coding sequence ATGAAATTGGTTGTAGCGATCGTACAGGATAAGGACAGCAACCGTCTGTCCAATGCGCTGATCAAGGCGGGATTCCGCGCAACGAAGCTGGCCAGTACCGGAGGCTTCCTGAAAGCGGGCAATACGACGTTCATGATCGGGATCGAGGATGAGCGGACCCAGGAAGTGATGCAGGTCATCAAGGCTAACTGCAAGGTACGCGATCAATTGGTTACGCCGGTCTCTCCTATGGGGGGAACGACGGACTCGTATATTCCTTTCCCGGTGGAAGTACAGGTCGGCGGCGCTGCGGTTTTTGTTCTGCCGGTTGAGCGATTCGAGCATTTCTGA
- a CDS encoding YaaR family protein: MKINPGWRPLGKDIKLPDSSNPAHVQQKSFSEMMQHQDVRASHEELNRIMEQIHLQGERLSKAMTVRELRQYKLLVKRFLEETARRGIVLRDTRGWDRRGRTKRYKLLEEIDEALVGMADDLLDQEQGRIELLQKIGEIRGMLINLFF; encoded by the coding sequence ATGAAGATCAACCCGGGCTGGAGGCCCCTTGGCAAGGACATCAAGCTGCCGGACAGCTCCAACCCCGCCCATGTGCAGCAGAAATCGTTCTCAGAAATGATGCAGCACCAGGACGTCCGGGCCTCTCACGAGGAGCTGAACCGGATTATGGAGCAAATTCATCTTCAAGGGGAGCGGCTTTCCAAAGCGATGACGGTGCGGGAGCTGAGGCAGTATAAGCTGCTCGTAAAACGGTTTCTCGAAGAGACGGCCCGGCGCGGAATCGTACTGCGGGATACCCGCGGGTGGGACCGGCGGGGCCGGACGAAGCGCTATAAGCTGCTGGAGGAGATCGATGAGGCGCTGGTCGGAATGGCCGACGACCTGCTTGACCAAGAGCAGGGAAGGATCGAACTGCTGCAGAAGATCGGAGAAATCCGGGGGATGCTGATTAATTTGTTTTTCTAA
- the holB gene encoding DNA polymerase III subunit delta' yields the protein MSFDTIAGQEQAKRFLRNGLRNNKLSHAYIFSGPSGSGRKRMAAKLAQAVYCLEREDDACGQCIECRKVEHGNHPDFYWVEPDGASIKIEQIRELQKGFSYKSTDSKRKIYVLNEADKMTVQAANSLLKFLEEPQSDIMAILITENAHALLPTIQSRAQGIPFVPMDPKVMAARLQEDGLSVTLVLPAVQLAAGMKAARELVEAPWFAEARNVVVQLARETLTRFPAALLTVQQKVIKTDLAERVPALLDLWILWFKDMIHLQVGNQDNVVYIDQRDELARLALSKEAKFWVGGIEKIVEAQKRLRFHANAQLALEKLLIDIQGG from the coding sequence ATGTCTTTTGATACAATCGCGGGGCAGGAACAGGCCAAACGGTTTCTGCGAAACGGCCTGAGGAATAACAAGCTGTCCCACGCTTATATATTCAGCGGACCGAGCGGGTCCGGACGGAAGCGGATGGCAGCCAAGCTCGCCCAGGCCGTTTATTGCCTGGAGCGAGAGGACGACGCCTGCGGCCAATGCATTGAATGCCGGAAGGTGGAACACGGCAACCATCCCGATTTCTATTGGGTGGAGCCGGATGGAGCATCCATTAAGATTGAACAGATCCGGGAGCTCCAAAAGGGCTTTTCGTATAAATCTACGGATTCGAAGAGGAAGATCTATGTCCTGAACGAAGCCGATAAAATGACGGTTCAGGCCGCCAATTCGCTGCTGAAGTTCCTGGAAGAACCCCAGTCGGACATCATGGCCATTCTCATCACCGAGAACGCCCATGCGCTGCTTCCCACCATTCAATCGAGGGCACAGGGAATTCCCTTCGTTCCGATGGACCCGAAAGTCATGGCCGCCCGTCTCCAGGAGGACGGCCTGTCGGTGACTTTGGTGCTTCCGGCCGTGCAGCTGGCCGCGGGGATGAAGGCAGCCCGGGAGCTGGTCGAGGCTCCCTGGTTTGCTGAGGCAAGAAACGTAGTGGTACAATTGGCCAGGGAAACGCTGACGCGGTTCCCGGCTGCGCTGCTGACCGTCCAGCAGAAGGTCATCAAGACGGATTTGGCCGAGCGCGTGCCGGCCCTGTTGGATTTATGGATTCTCTGGTTCAAGGATATGATTCATCTGCAGGTGGGCAACCAAGATAATGTCGTTTATATAGATCAGAGGGACGAGCTGGCGAGGCTCGCCTTGAGTAAGGAAGCTAAATTCTGGGTTGGGGGAATCGAGAAGATTGTAGAAGCCCAGAAAAGACTGCGATTTCATGCAAATGCTCAGCTCGCTTTGGAAAAGCTGCTGATTGATATACAGGGGGGATAG